The window CACCTTGGTCCAGTGGAAGCCGACCAGCTCCCCGCGCCGCTCGGCGAGGAAGAACCCGGACGGGTCGAACCACGCCTGGCCCTTGCGGTCGTCGAGGTCCCGCTGGGTCAGTGAGCCCTGCTCGGGGTGGTGGGCGAAGGCGGCCGCGTTGACCGCCAGCCAGCCCGCGTCGTCCTTGCCGGGCACGAAGGCGCGCACGGTCACGCCCTCGGGGAGCACCGGGTCGGGCAGCGTCAGGCCGGTCAACGGGCGCCTCATCTGCCGCAGTTCACGGAACAGGGTCAGGCCCAGCACCTGGGCGAGGTGCCGGGCGGCCGCGTGCCCGCCGTGCGCCCACACCCGCAGCCGCTTGCCGGAGGCCGCGAGCAGTGCCGCGCCGAGCGCCCGCCCGTGCCCGTGACCCCGGTGGGCGGGGTGCACGACCAGTTCGGCGGCGGGTGCCTCCACCGGGTCGGTGTCCTCCATCTGTGCGTAGCCGACGAGTTCGCCGTCCACGTCCAGCAGCAGATGCGTGACACCCTCGCGGGCACCGCCGTGCAGCTGGAGCCGGCCCTGCTCGGACACCGGCTGCTGGCCGTCGACCCGGGCGGCCTCGGCGAGCAGGTCGAGCACGGCCTCGGCCCGGTCGGGTGCGAGTGCGTCGCAGGTCTCGATGGAGCGGGAGGGGAAGGCCCGTACGGTGTCGTCGCTGCTCATGCGTACGAGGGTACGGCGCGGCCGGGGCGAAGTCCCGGCACCGCAGCCGGTGCGGGAACAGGCAAAGAATCCGGCAAAGGGAAACCAGGATGTAACCACGAACCCCCTGTCGCGCTACGCGCGTTGACCTTAGGCTGCGCTGCCGGTCCACTCATCACCGCGACCCACAGGGGGGTCCCATGCCAGCCGCACTCCGGCGCAGACGCCGTACCTCGGCGCTCCTCGCGACGACCGCCGCACTCGCCACGGCCGCAGCCCTGGCCGCCGCGATGCCCGCGCAGGCGCACGCCGACAAGGGCGGCCACGGCCACGGCCGTCCGAGCCGCTACCAGGACGTGCAGCTGCTGTCCTTCAACGACCTGCACGGCAACCTCGAGCCCCCGTCGGGCTCCTCCGGCCGGGTCACCGAACTCCAGCCGGACGGCACGACGAAGACCGTCGACGCCGGTGGTGTCGAGTACCTCGCGACGCACCTGCGCACGGCCCGGCAGGGTCACCCGTACTCGATCACCGCGGCCGGCGGCGACATGGTCGGCGCCTCCCCGCTGCTGTCGGGCCTGTTCCACGACGAGCCCACCGTCGAGGCGCTCAACAAGCTGAAGCTGGACGTCACCTCGGTCGGCAACCACGAGTTCGACGAGGGCGCCCGGGAACTGGCCCGCCTGCAGAACGGCGGCTGCCACCCGACGGACGGCTGCTACACGGACCAGCGGTTCGAGGGCGCCGACTACCCGTACCTGGCGGCGAACGTCCTCGACGAGAAGACGAAGCAGCCGATCCTGAAGCCGTACTGGGTCTGGAAGAAGAAGGACGTCAAGATCGGCTTCATCGGCGTCACCCTCGAGGGCACGCCGGACATCGTCTCCGCCGACGGCGTCAAGGGCCTGGCCTTCAAGGACGAGGTCGAGACGATCAACAAGTACGCCAAGGTGCTCCAGCGCCAGGGCGTGCAGTCGATCGTGGCCCTGATCCACGAGGGCGGCTTCCCGGCCTCCGGCGCCTACAACTACGACTGCGACGCCGCGGGCGCGGGCTCCGGCATCTCCGGTCCGATCGTGGACATCGCGAAGAACGTCACGCCGGCCGTCGACGCCCTCGTCACCGGCCACACCCACAACGCCTACGTCTGCGACATCCCGGACCCGTCCGGCCGCCCCCGCATGGTCACGTCGGCCGCCTCCTTCGGCCGCCTCTACACGGACACCACGCTGACCTACGACCGCCGCACCGGGGACATCGCCCGCACGGCCGTGAAGTCCGCGAACCGCGTGGTCACCCGGGACGTCCCCAAGGCGCAGGACATGACGGACCTGATCGCCCGCTGGAACACCCTGGCCGCCCCGATCGGCAACCGCCCCATCGGCTGGATCTCCGGCGACATCGGCAACACCGGAACCGAGTCGCCGATGGGTGACCTGATCGCCGACGCGCAGCTCGCCCACGGCAAGGAGCTGGACCCGAGGACCAGCCTCGCGCTGATGAACCCGGGCGGCGTGCGGGCCGGGCTGACCTATGCGGCCAAGGGCGCCGAGGGCGACGGGGTCGTCACCTACGCCGAGGGCTTCACCGTGCAGCCGTTCGCCAACACCGTGAACCTCCAGGACTTCACCGGCGCGCAGCTCGTCCAGGTCCTCAAGGAGCAGGTCAGCGGGCCCAACGCGGCCGCTCCGAAGATCCTCCAGCCGTCCGCCGGGCTCACCTACACCCTG of the Streptomyces sp. 1222.5 genome contains:
- the mshD gene encoding mycothiol synthase, producing MSSDDTVRAFPSRSIETCDALAPDRAEAVLDLLAEAARVDGQQPVSEQGRLQLHGGAREGVTHLLLDVDGELVGYAQMEDTDPVEAPAAELVVHPAHRGHGHGRALGAALLAASGKRLRVWAHGGHAAARHLAQVLGLTLFRELRQMRRPLTGLTLPDPVLPEGVTVRAFVPGKDDAGWLAVNAAAFAHHPEQGSLTQRDLDDRKGQAWFDPSGFFLAERRGELVGFHWTKVHAEEGLGEVYVLGVRPGEQGGGLGKALTTIGLRHLAAQQLPTAMLYVDADNTAAVSVYERLGFTVHETDLMYRTET
- a CDS encoding bifunctional UDP-sugar hydrolase/5'-nucleotidase; amino-acid sequence: MPAALRRRRRTSALLATTAALATAAALAAAMPAQAHADKGGHGHGRPSRYQDVQLLSFNDLHGNLEPPSGSSGRVTELQPDGTTKTVDAGGVEYLATHLRTARQGHPYSITAAGGDMVGASPLLSGLFHDEPTVEALNKLKLDVTSVGNHEFDEGARELARLQNGGCHPTDGCYTDQRFEGADYPYLAANVLDEKTKQPILKPYWVWKKKDVKIGFIGVTLEGTPDIVSADGVKGLAFKDEVETINKYAKVLQRQGVQSIVALIHEGGFPASGAYNYDCDAAGAGSGISGPIVDIAKNVTPAVDALVTGHTHNAYVCDIPDPSGRPRMVTSAASFGRLYTDTTLTYDRRTGDIARTAVKSANRVVTRDVPKAQDMTDLIARWNTLAAPIGNRPIGWISGDIGNTGTESPMGDLIADAQLAHGKELDPRTSLALMNPGGVRAGLTYAAKGAEGDGVVTYAEGFTVQPFANTVNLQDFTGAQLVQVLKEQVSGPNAAAPKILQPSAGLTYTLDMTKSGADRVVTDSIRLNGAPVDPAATYRVATNSFLAGGGDGFPTLGHGTNDVVGSDDLSALEKYLTANSSAGSPIAPPATGRITIVQ